A genomic segment from Antedon mediterranea chromosome 6, ecAntMedi1.1, whole genome shotgun sequence encodes:
- the LOC140052550 gene encoding uncharacterized protein has translation MADKQSTTRSGREYSGGDETDSDVESVQSVQPEQQAEESGPTSGHNPTGADSSSKDVLLLMQQQMQQQMQQQMQQQMQQQNLMMQQMMEQQERLRKEDMEKQERLRKEDMETQERLRKEDMERQERLRREDMEKQQALVMALMDKQKDSEEKRLKDMMRLKEVQIAKLSDSDDIENYLTTFERIANTYEWRKEHWVVKLIPHLTGKARAAYASLPVTESNQYDIVKKAILQRLKDLFTKWARPADKSKDDLAEIVILEQLIDIMPTGVQIWVKEHKPDSGLNAAELADNYFQARKGIDFEKKFQNRKHENRNNQEKTVKGTPEVDSKGNNNPPDNFHKSQSDARQPLVCRRCKKVGHIERFCRSKDGFLSTKTDTVSKPCTPYICRGLVEGCDCEILIDSGCDMTLVHSDLVAAKKINRAEQAKITCRCVHDHVQAYPTAFVNIKINNEDHNLLVGVCSDLPRDVILGRDFPKFGDLLGKRDKNHDRHSFVATRDHARKEKLREENELKSEKASGVISHQLDDVINFQEEFGHLDGQLLSNNPPKEKVHKTRSEKRKVRKEFAKTKEAQSSQDSELDILDIGRDKIKDYQVKDRTLISLREQMLVQKDDDTIKIVCKDGILFRQVFTKHQTEPIEQLVVPYPCRNSVLKVSHDIPLAGHLGRKKTLDRIKQRFFWPGIRKDVTEYCNTCENCQKTSKYKTKLKAPMIPMPIISEPFRRIAMDIVGPLARSKTGNKYVLVICDYATRYPEAIPLRSIEAPKIADELIKLFSRVGVPTEILTDQGSNFTSKLLSQIYKLLSIKGLTTSPYHPQTDGLVERFNGTLKAMIRKFVQDDPREWDKLLPYLLFAYREVPQESTGFSPFELLYGWKVRGPLDIMKEMWTGTVTGPQSVVSHVVKMRDRLTSMKDLVQENIELSQTRQKQKYDQKSVCREFSPGDEVLLLLPSSNDALEAKWQGPYKVLRKLGPVNYEVETNDKRKKSKVYHINLLKQFHRRTIEVMLAINDVTGQDEGQDKDISWSNISSSNLTLDSGEGLDESQLSDLAEVFSEFDSVLQDKPGKTTVIKHDIEMNLGVHPVRLRAYPIPQAKLGKVKEEIESMLELGVIEESHSPWSSPYIMVPKPDGTARFCVNYKKVNSLSKFDAYPMPRIDEIIGRVGPAKFITKLDLCKGYWQVPLTERSKPYTAFSTPMGLYQFKYLPFGLHGAPATFQRMMDQLLRKKESYAAAYMDDLVIFSPDWESHIHHLRDIFQTLKQANLTVKPAKCSFAHSKVHYLGYVVGEGMIRPQKTKVEAVVQWENPKTKKDVKSFLGLTGYYRKFIPNYADIAAPLTDLTGKKHPDKIKWTPECEDALVKLKQALCSDPVLRNPDFNAEFILQTDASDRGLGAVLSQLGPDGTDHPVLYLSRKMFPREQNYATIEKECLAIKWAVESLRYYLLGRKFKIVTDHQPLKWLVEMKETNKRLTRWSLDLQPYCFTVVHRRGISNGNADGLSRKPLT, from the exons atggctgataaacaatcaacaacaagATCCGGTAGAGAATACAGCGGTGGCGATGAAACTGATTCGGATGTAGAATCAGTTCAATCAGTACAACCTGAACAACAGGCAGAAGAGTCTGGACCAACCAGTGGACATAACCCTACAGGGGCTGACTCATCTTCAAAAgatgttttgttgttgatgcaGCAGCAAATGCAGCAGCAAATGCAGCAGCAAATGCAGCAGCAAATGCAACAACAGAATCTTATGATGCAGCAGATGATGGAACAACAAGAACGTTTACGCAAAGAAGATATGGAAAAACAAGAACGTTTACGCAAAGAAGATATGGAAACACAAGAACGTTTACGCAAAGAAGATATGGAAAGACAAGAACGTTTACGTAGGGAAGATATGGAGAAACAGCAAGCGTTAGTAATGGCGTTAATGGATAAGCAAAAGGACAGTGAGGAGAAACGATTAAAAGACATGATGAGATTGAAGGAAGTTCAGATTGCAAAACTTTCTGATAGTgatgatattgaaaattatctcactacgttTGAACGAATTGCTAACACCTATGAGTGGCGAAAAGAACACTGGGTAGTAAAACTAATACCTCATTTGACAGGCAAAGCAAGAGCAGCCTATGCATCACTACCAGTGACAGAAAGTAACCAGTACGACATAGTGAAGAAAGCAATATTACAAAG gttaaaagatttatttactAAGTGGGCTAGACCTGCTGATAAAAGCAAAGATGATTTagctgaaattgttattttagagcAATTAATAGATATTATGCCCACAGGGGTACAAATTTGGGTTAAAGAACATAAACCAGATTCTGGATTAAATGCTGCAGAATTAgcagataattattttcaagcTAGAAAAGGTATCGATTTTgagaaaaagtttcaaaatagaaaacacgaaaatagaAACAACCAGGAGAAAACAGTGAAAGGCACTCCTGAAGTTGACAGTAAGGGTAATAATAATCCCCCTGATAACTTTCATAAATCACAATCTGACGCTAGACAACCTCTCGTTTGTAGACGGTGCAAAAAAGTAGGCCACATAGAACGATTTTGTCGAAGTAAGGATGGCTTTTTGTCGACAAAGACAGATACTGTTTCAAAACCATGTACACCTTACATTTGTAGAGGCCTAGTTGAAGGGTGTGATTGTGAAATTTTGATAGACTCTGGATGTGATATGACACTTGTTCATTCTGATTTAGTAGCGGCTAAGAAAATTAATCGCGCGGAGCAAGCTAAAATTACATGCAGGTGCGTCCATGACCATGTCCAAGCCTATCCTACTGCATTCGTCAATATTAAGATTAATAACGAAGACCATAATTTGTTGGTTGGCGTTTGCAGCGATTTACCAAGAGATGTAATTCTTGGTAGGGACTTTCCTAAATTTGGAGACTTATTAGGGAAGAGGGATAAGAATCATGATAGGCATAGTTTTGTTGCCACTAGAGATCATGctagaaaagaaaaactaagAGAGGAAAACGAATTAAAGTCGGAAAAAGCTTCTGGGGTTATTTCACATCAGTTAGATGATGTGATTAATTTTCAAGAAGAATTTGGACATTTAGATGGCCAACTACTCAGTAACAACCCTCCCAAGGAAAAAGTTCATAAAACCAGAAGTGAGAAACGAAAAGTTAGGAAAGAGTTTGCAAAAACAAAGGAAGCTCAATCTAGCCAAGATAGtgaattagacattttagaTATTGGCAGAGATAAAATTAAGGATTATCAGGTTAAGGATAGAACTTTAATTTCACTTCGAGAACAGATGTTAGTACAGAAGGATGATGACACTATAAAGATAGTCTGTAAGGatggaattttatttaggcAGGTTTTCACTAAACACCAGACAGAACCAATAGAGCAATTAGTAGTTCCATACCCTTGCCGTAATAGTGTATTGAAAGTCTCACATGATATTCCTTTGGCAGGTCATTTAGGTAGGAAAAAGACATTAGATAGGATAAAGCAGAGATTCTTTTGGCCTGGTATTAGAAAGGATGTGACCGAATATTGCAACACTTGTGAAAATTGTCAGAAAACTTCaaagtataaaactaaattGAAGGCCCCGATGATTCCTATGCCAATAATCAGTGAACCATTCCGCCGAATCGCTATGGACATTGTTGGTCCACTAGCACGGAGTAAGACAGGAAATAAATATGTCTTGGTTATATGTGATTATGCAACTCGATATCCGGAGGCTATCCCACTGAGAAGTATTGAAGCTCCAAAGATAGCGGATgagttgattaaattattttccagGGTAGGGGTACCAACAGAAATTTTAACCGATCAAGGCTCTAACTTTACCTCTaagttgttgagtcaaatttaTAAGTTACTTTCAATTAAGGGCTTGACTACTTCTCCCTACCATCCACAAACCGATGGATTAGTGGAAAGATTTAATGGCACCCTCAAGGCTATGATTAGAAAATTTGTTCAGGATGATCCCCGAGAATGGGATAAATTGCTTCCGTACCTATTATTTGCTTATAGGGAGGTACCGCAGGAGTCAACTGGGTTCTCTCCATTTGAATTATTGTATGGTTGGAAGGTACGAGGTCCACTTGATATAATGAAAGAAATGTGGACAGGCACGGTGACAGGTCCTCAAAGTGTGGTTTCACACGTTGTTAAAATGAGAGATAGATTAACTTCAATGAAAGATCTAGTCCAGGAAAACATTGAACTATCCCAAACAaggcaaaaacaaaaatatgatcAGAAATCTGTTTGTAGAGAATTTAGTCCAGGTGATGAAGTCCTATTACTCTTACCATCTAGTAACGATGCATTAGAGGCAAAATGGCAAGGTCCTTACAAGGTTTTAAGGAAACTAGGTCCAGTAAACTATGAGGTGGAAACTAATGATAAACGGAAAAAGTCAAAAGTCTACCacataaatcttttaaaacaatttcatcGTAGAACTATTGAGGTTATGCTGGCTATAAATGATGTAACTGGACAAGACGAGGGTCAGGATAAGGACATTTCTTGGTCAAATATTTCTAGTTCCAATTTAACCTTAGATTCTGGTGAAGGACTAGATGAATCTCAGCTTTCAGATTTAGCGGAGGTGTTTTCTGAATTTGACTCAGTGTTACAGGACAAGCCAGGGAAAACTACTGTAATAAAGCATGATATTGAAATGAACCTAGGGGTACACCCAGTTAGATTAAGAGCTTATCCAATTCCTCAGGCTAAGTTAGGCAAAGTAAAAGAAGAGATAGAATCTATGTTGGAACTTGGGGTAATAGAAGAGTCTCACAGTCCCTGGTCCTCTCCTTATATCATGGTACCAAAGCCGGACGGTACAGCTCGCTTTTGCgtaaattacaaaaaagtgAATAGCTTGAGCAAGTTTGATGCATATCCAATGCCTCGAATAGATGAAATAATAGGCAGGGTTGGTCCTGCTAAATTTATAACGAAGTTAGATTTATGTAAAGGTTACTGGCAGGTTCCATTAACTGAACGGTCAAAACCATATACAGCTTTTTCAACACCAATGGGTTTGTACCAATTTAAGTATTTACCATTTGGCTTGCATGGGGCTCCTGCAACGTTTCAAAGAATGATGGATCAACTGTTGCGCAAGAAAGAATCTTATGCAGCAGCTTATATGGATGATCTGGTAATATTTAGTCCAGACTGGGAAAGCCATATCCATCATCTTAGGGACATTTTTCAGACCCTCAAGCAAGCTAATCTGACAGTCAAACCTGCAAAATGTAGTTTCGCACATAGTAAAGTGCATTATTTAGGGTATGTAGTTGGAGAGGGAATGATACGTCCTCAAAAGACTAAGGTAGAAGCGGTAGTACAATGGGAAAACCCTAAAACTAAGAAGGATGTTAAATCTTTTCTTGGCCTGACAGGATACTACCGAAAGTTTATTCCTAATTATGCTGACATTGCAGCACCTCTAACTGATCTGACGGGGAAAAAACATCCAGATAAAATCAAATGGACGCCTGAGTGCGAAGATGCACTTGTAAAGTTAAAACAGGCGTTATGTTCAGACCCTGTGTTACGAAACCCAGATTTTAATGCAGAGTTTATACTGCAAACAGATGCGTCAGATCGAGGGTTAGGTGCAGTACTTAGTCAACTAGGTCCTGATGGTACTGACCATCCAGTATTGTATCTTAGTCGTAAGATGTTCCCAAGAGAACAGAATTATGCAACTATAGAGAAAGAGTGTTTAGCTATAAAATGGGCTGTCGAAAGTCTGCGATATTATCTACTAGGCAGAAAATTTAAGATAGTTACTGACCATCAACCACTCAAATGGTTGGTTGAAATGAAAGAGACAAACAAAAGACTAACTAGATGGAGTCTTGATTTACAACCTTATTGCTTTACTGTTGTACATAGAAGGGGTATTTCTAATGGTAATGCTGACGGATTGTCACGAAAACCATTAACTTAA
- the LOC140052549 gene encoding uncharacterized protein: MVGGNITVINSVEEYNQLKENILQVLSVRSRSKFNVHVESELRQKKLKKGCAIIDVDDGTLSNTVNSENMNCSTTDRINNIICESTELTPGICQLTTETTTSRLDLTTTSSATVSNANSFTNTPNNLLETTPWYELDKCHGLVVDIITVSSAVIITIVVMCSLIFLRNKLKTSGRNHSRDSEVDSKSLNQDTHQNELYQLISQKHGAAVPSIDQSTLYHDTVVPSVNSKKTDSKSLNQDTHQNELYQLISQKHGAAVPSTDQSTLYHDIIVPAKSEQCVDDPNISYIELINN, translated from the exons ATGGTTGGCGGAAACATCACTGTCATAAATAGCGTTGAGGAATACAATCAATTAAAAGAGAACATTTTACAAGTTCTTAGTGTCAGGTCTCGTAGTAAGTTTAATGTCCATGTAGAATCAGAACTACGCCAGAAAAAGCTAAAGAAGGGATGCGCAATAATCGATGTGGATGATGGAACTTTGTCGAACACCGTAAATAGTGAAAACATGAACTGCTCAACAACTGATAGGATAAACAATATTATCTGTGAATCTACTG AGTTAACTCCTGGAATATGCCAATTAACGACAGAAACGACAACGTCACGATTGGATCTAACAACGACTTCTAGTGCCACTGTTAGCAACGCGAATTCATTTACGAATACACCAAACAATTTGCTTgaaacaactccctggtatgaACTTGACAAATGTCATGGTCTAGTGGTTGATATCATAACTGTGTCGTCTGCTGTTATAATTACTATTGTGGTTATGTGTTCCTTAATCTTTCTACGAAACAAGTTGAAAACATCAGGAAGAAATCATAGTAGAG ATTCTGAGGTTGACAGTAAATCCCTTAACCAAGATACACACCAGAATGAATTATACCAGCTAATTTCGCAGAAGCATGGTGCTGCTGTTCCATCAATTGACCAGAGTACATTGTACCATGATACTGTCGTTCCTTCGGTAAACTCTAAGAAGACTGACAGTAAATCCCTTAACCAAGATACACACCAGAATGAATTATACCAGCTAATTTCGCAGAAGCATGGTGCTGCTGTTCCATCAACTGACCAGAGTACATTGTACCATGACATTATCGTTCCGGCAAAATCTGAGCAATGTGTTGATGATCCAAATATTTCATACATTGAActcattaataattaa